One Brassica napus cultivar Da-Ae chromosome C2, Da-Ae, whole genome shotgun sequence DNA window includes the following coding sequences:
- the LOC125582424 gene encoding disease resistance protein LAZ5-like: MVDFIWDINSKEAEANSSRDDDVNPRKDDNFIDYEGNTVVTFNLQNYVENKRVEPVVGEKKQENVTESSTMAKPLPEHKMFINFWGDDLRHGFVGEALKKDGVYIDVDELPRGDLTELLVNGIKESRIALVIFSSGYAESSWCLNELLKIKELMERGKLLVIPIFYKVELWEVTQLKGDFGVKFWNLWRINRDSHIVSWKEALESVASMEGIYLKEHSSETEFITFAVNEVLKRVSLWEGENPSLFPSTERGKSTGLPIGTGEKHKTYQNKQHLFGMEHHMEQLEKKLEFDCDKTRIIGVVGMPGIGKTTLAVMLHQKWNSQFIRCVPLLNIRKKSNDYGPVWLRKTLLEVLIEGKFPLISDKTTHESVKDTLLHTKFLLGNLGWIKKGSKIVISTCDKSLLDGCAHDTYVVPVLNDREAFQLFNYHVFDDKIRSSTNTFLTLSRKFVDYARGHPLALSLLGRELRGKDRDHWEHKLATLTSSNMMFQDVWRFSTDQLNERQKDVFLDIACFFNSEDEYFVRSLLDSGDPDSIDTVSEVRDLANKFLITISDSRIIMNDMMYTFGKDLGSPRWLRLWNYEDFINKSKTMKKSVSIFLF; this comes from the exons ATGGTCGACTTTATCTGGGATATAAATTCAAAGGAAGCTGAAGCAAATTCAAGCAGAGATGACGATGTGAATCCCAGAAAGGATGACAATTTCATTGACTATGAAGGAAACACTGTTGTGACCTTTAATTTACAGAATTATGTTGAGAACAAGAGAGTTGAACCAGTCGTTGGTGAAAAGAAGCAAGAAAATGTAACTGAAAGCTCTACCATGGCGAAGCCATTGCCAGAGCATAAAATGTTCATCAATTTCTGGGGAGACGACCTGCGTCATGGCTTTGTTGGCGAGGCCTTGAAAAAGGATGGAGTCTATATAGATGTTGATGAGTTGCCGCGTGGAGATCTTACAGAACTTCTTGTGAATGGGATTAAGGAGTCGAGGATCGCACTGGTAATCTTCTCGAGCGGGTACGCAGAATCAAGTTGGTGCTTAAACGAGCTGCTGAAGATCAAAGAACTTATGGAAAGAGGGAAACTATTAGTCATTCCAATCTTCTACAAAGTGGAGCTATGGGAGGTTACACAACTAAAGGGTGATTTCGGGGTTAAATTTTGGAATTTGTGGCGTATTAATCGGGATAGCCATATCGTTAGCTGGAAGGAAGCTTTGGAGTCTGTTGCGTCCATGGAGGGGATCTATTTGAAGGAGCACAG TTCTGAGACCGAGTTCATCACTTTTGCCGTCAATGAAGTCCTAAAGAGAGTTTCTCTGTGGGAAGGAGAAAATCCATCTCTCTTTCCTTCGACAGAGAGAGGAAAAAGTACTGGATTGCCCATAGGGACAGGTGAAAAGCATAAAACTTATCAGAACAAGCAGCACCTCTTTGGAATGGAACATCACATGGAGCAATTGGAGAAGAAGTTAGAGTTTGACTGCGACAAAACTCGCATTATTGGAGTTGTTGGAATGCCTGGTATTGGTAAAACCACTCTCGCAGTGATGCTGCACCAGAAGTGGAACAGCCAGTTTATACGCTGTGTGCCTCTTCTAAATATCCGTAAGAAGTCAAACGACTATGGACCAGTGTGGCTGCGAAAGACTCTTCTGGAAGTTTTAATAGAGGGAAAGTTTCCATTGATAAGTGACAAGACAACGCATGAATCTGTGAAGGATACATTGCTTCATACTAAA TTTCTTCTCGGTAACCTTGGTTGGATTAAGAAGGGAAGCAAGATTGTTATTTCAACATGTGACAAGTCATTGCTTGATGGATGTGCTCATGATACTTATGTAGTACCGGTATTGAATGATAGAGAGGCCTTTCAGCTCTTTAATTATCATGTCTTCGATGATAAAATCCGCAGTTCCACCAATACCTTCCTGACGCTCTCTAGAAAGTTTGTGGATTACGCTCGAGGACACCCACTTGCTCTCAGTTTACTTGGTAGGGAACTTCGTGGGAAAGACCGGGATCACTGGGAACATAAATTGGCAACACTGACAAGCTCCAATATGATGTTCCAAGATGTGTGGAGATTTTCTACTGATCAACTTAATGAGCGGCAGAAAGATGTGTTTCTAGACATAGCGTGTTTCTTCAACTCAGAGGATGAATATTTTGTTAGGAGTTTACTAGATTCAGGAGATCCTGACTCCATTGATACTGTGAGTGAAGTAAGAGATCTCGCCAACAAGTTCCTGATTACAATATCTGACAGCCGAATAATTATGAATGATATGATGTATACGTTTGGCAAGGACCTTGGTTCTCCTCGTTGGCTTAGGCTTTGGAACTACGAAGATTTCATCAACAAGtcaaaaacaatgaaaaaatcagtaagtatatttttattctag